DNA from Agarilytica rhodophyticola:
TCTCATTCTGTATAACGCCAACTTGACGCAATCGCTCAGAAAGTTTGCTATAGCTGACATTTTCTTCTGCCATCGCGGCTCGTATATAGCGTTTGATGACTTCTTGCATTTCTGGATCTTTGTAACGTTCGACCATGTGATATCCAAGTATTATTTTTGTCTGCAATATTAGACAAATGTTGACTTTTTATCAATATGCAAAGATAATGCAAAAGTCTATTATATTAGACAAAAGTGGTAATTATTAGCTATATGTATTGATAAGGAGACATATATGGATTTTGGTTTTGTTTTTACTATTGCTGCCGCCACCATAGGTATTGTTTTACTCAGCAAACTTGTACGTATTGTTCCACAGAATGAAGCTTACATCGTAGAGCGTTTGGGGAAGTATGCGACGACTCTCGAAGCGGGTTTTCATGTGTTGGTACCTTTCGTTGATCGAGTCGCCTATAAACATTCGCTAAAAGAGTTCGCGATTGATGTCCCTTCCCAGCAGGCGATCACAAAAGATAATGTATCTCTAGGCATTGATGGTGTTCTATATCTAAAAGTCATGGATCCCAAGTCCGCATCCTACGGTGTTGAAAACTTGAGTTTTGCGATCACCCAACTCGCCCAAACCAGTATGCGTGCAGAAATTGGTAAACTTACCTTGGATCAAACCTTTGAGTCACGGGATAACATAAACGGTGAAATTACCCGTGCCATAGATGAAGCTTCAAATGCATGGGGGACTAAAGTGCTGCGTTATGAAGTGAAAGATATCTCTCCACCTAAGTCGATTCTTGATGAAATGGAGAAGCAGATGTCAGCTGAACGGGAGCGTCGAGTCGCAGTGACTACCTCTGAAGGCTACAAAACAGCCCAAATCAATGAGGCTGAAGGAGACAAACAAGCGAAAATTCTCCGTGCTGAAGGCGATGCTAGATCTGTCGAAATTGAAGCCATTTCAAGAGCTAAGTCTATTAAAATTATTGCCAATGCGATTAGGGACGGGGGCGAAACCGCTGTCGCTCAACAATTGTCTGAGCAATATATTGCAGCCTTCGAGAAGTTAGCCAAAGAGGGCACCGTAGCTTTAATTCCAGCAGATAGTACAGACATCTCAGGTACCGTTGCCAAGGCATTTACTGCATTTGATACATTGAAAACAAAAGTAGGCACCCAAGGAGCATAGCATGGCCGAGTCCTCACCTTTTTTGTTTTTTATTATTGCAGGTGTTGCCCTTATCACCGCTGAGTTATTGATTTTTAACATGAGCCTATTTTGGTTTTTGTTCGTCGGTATTGGGGCTCTTATTGCTGCTGTTGTCGTTTGGTTTATACCTGGTGTAGGTTGGTTGTATGCTAGCGTTACTTTTGTAATCGCTTCAGCTTTAACATCTATCGCTCTTTATAAACCTCTTAGGCGATGGCAACAAAAGCCCGGTGCTATGCCGGGTAATGATGCTATTGGTCAGCATGTAAATGTACTAGAAGAGATCTCACAAGCCAAATCCGGCAAGGTGACTTGGTCTGGCGCTGTTTGGGATGCAAAACTTGTTGGTAGTAGCGAGCCTTTGCAAAAAGGAGAAAATGCTGTAATCGCTGAAATTACCGGGATAGTTCTGCTTGTACAAAAACCTTAGTATATTTGTTTCGCCTGTTAAGAGTCGGCCCCAGAATAATTTACTTTCTATCTGGGGCTCTACTCGTTTAAGCCTTAGTTATCCTCAGCGCTAAGGTCAAATATATAAGCTGAGCCAGATTCGCTGCCGGCATCATCATTGCGAGGAGTGCCGATAACGGCTGAGTTTTCACTCAAGCCTACGCTCCATCCAAATAAATCCCCTGCTGCGCCATCATCTGCGATGAGTTTGTCTGTGAATTTCCATAAATTGTGTGAGCGAGTATAAAGGTAGGCTGCCCCCGCATTCTCACCTTTTTCATCACGATGCATTGCCCCAATTACTGCAGTGTCGCCTACCAGCGCCACATCACGACCAAACCTATCGTCCGCCTTAGCGTCTGGTGCAATAAGCTTTGCTTGTTGCCGCCAAGTCTTTGCTGATCGAGTAAAGATATAGGCCGAACCGCTATCTACACCTTTTGCGCCATGATCGTCCCTGCGAGCTGAAATTAAAGCTGTATCGCCAGAAAGCGCTACTCGAACTCCAAAAATATCAGTATCGCCACCATCATTGGCCATCAGTTTGGCCTGCTGTCGCCAACCAGATTTAGTTCGAATAAATACATAAGCAGCGCCAGCATTATTGGCTTTTTCATCATTTAAATCGGCACCTACAAGTACTGTAGTGCCTGAGATAGCAACACTGATGCCGAATACGTCACCCGCTGCAGTATCTTTGGCTATAAGTTTTGCCTGTTGTTGCCAACCTTCAGATGTGCGGGAAAATATATATACTGCGCCTGAACTTTTGCCCTTTGTGTTATCGTGAGGAGCGCCAATAACGATAGTATCCTCATTCACTGCAATACTTTGGCCGAATGCTGCACCTTGTTTACTATCACTGGCCATCAGTTTAGCTTGCTGTTGCCACTTTGAGCCTCTATTCTCAAAAACATAAGCTGCGCCTGCATTTTCGCCATTTTGATCATGGCCTATCGCACCAACAACCGCTACTTTTCCATATATAGCAAGATTACCCCCCAAGGTATCCCCCGGTTTACCGTCATTAGCTATTAGTTTTGATTGCTGCTGCCAAGTATTGGCCTTGCGAGTATAAACATAGGCTGCGCCCGTATCACGTTCTTTGTTTTTACTATCGGCTTTAAAAGCCCCAATTAACGCAGTGTCTTTGTGAATGGCAACGCTAAAACTGAAAAAATCTTCAGTAGCACCATCGCTAGCCACAATTTTTTGTTGAGGAAAGGCTGGTTTTGCAGAGGATGCTTGAGAAGCAAACAAAAACAATATGGCTAACAGGGTTTTTGTTTGTACTAATGTAAAAAAACGGTGTGGTATTTTTATCATAATCTTAATTGTTATAGCTGTGGCTAGTTACAAAATTATTCTCATCTTAACCAAGTTGTCACCCTTAGTATTGTACTTGCCACTCGGCCTAACTGAAGATATATACACTTCATCCCATAAATTGATTATTTATGGTCTAACGGTGACCCTGTATATTTACCTTAGAAGTTAGAGCGATAAATGTTTGCTGACTATACTCATAAAATTTTTTATTTAGAAAACTTTATGTATAAAAATACCACATAAACATTATGCTACTACTTTTGTTAACTTTTATAGTGAAGATTTTTTATGCGAGCATCACGTACACCAAACGGAAGATATAAATGCCTTTACTCTAGCTGTTATGAAACATTCGCTAGGCCATATACTGCTAAACGGCATTTTCGAATAAAACATACAACAAATGCTCGGCCTTTTATGTGTCCTACTTGTAAAAAATCATTTACCCAAAGATATGATGTTACTGTGCATAGGCGAAGAGTCCACACCGATAAAACGATAGTGAACCCGACAATTGCTAAAGCCCTGGCTGAGATAGATCAAGCTTTCGGACTTCAGAATCAGGTAGCCGTTCCAGCCACAAATGAGCTGAATAAAATCTCGGGTATACCAGTAATAAATGAGCGCTCCAGTAGTTCACGAAGGTCTATTTATGAGATGCTAGAAGGATAGTTTATAACTTAAATCTATTAACCAGAAAATTGATTAACAATTCCCCGTAGTCGCTGGATCTGTTGTTGTAGTTCATTAATACTCTGATGAGATTCCTGAGTCGATTGCTGTGTTTCTTCACTTAGGCTGTGAATATTAATAACGTTACGATTAATTTCTTCTGCAAAAGCTCCTTGTTCTTCGCTACTTTTAGCAATTTGAACCACCATAGATGACAGTTGATCCACAGCTTGATCAATACTATCAAAAGATTCACCCATCAAGATTGAATTTGCGACGTTATTTTCAGCCACTTCTTTACCTTGCTCCATTGCTTTAACGGCTTTATCTGTTGCTGTTTGTAACTTCTGAATCATTGTCTGAATTTCATCAGTAGACGTTTGCGTCTTACTAGCGAGGCTTCGAACTTCATCGGCGACAACGGCAAAACCTCGGCCTTGTTCTCCTGCCCGGG
Protein-coding regions in this window:
- a CDS encoding SPFH domain-containing protein; translation: MDFGFVFTIAAATIGIVLLSKLVRIVPQNEAYIVERLGKYATTLEAGFHVLVPFVDRVAYKHSLKEFAIDVPSQQAITKDNVSLGIDGVLYLKVMDPKSASYGVENLSFAITQLAQTSMRAEIGKLTLDQTFESRDNINGEITRAIDEASNAWGTKVLRYEVKDISPPKSILDEMEKQMSAERERRVAVTTSEGYKTAQINEAEGDKQAKILRAEGDARSVEIEAISRAKSIKIIANAIRDGGETAVAQQLSEQYIAAFEKLAKEGTVALIPADSTDISGTVAKAFTAFDTLKTKVGTQGA
- a CDS encoding FG-GAP repeat protein, translated to MIKIPHRFFTLVQTKTLLAILFLFASQASSAKPAFPQQKIVASDGATEDFFSFSVAIHKDTALIGAFKADSKNKERDTGAAYVYTRKANTWQQQSKLIANDGKPGDTLGGNLAIYGKVAVVGAIGHDQNGENAGAAYVFENRGSKWQQQAKLMASDSKQGAAFGQSIAVNEDTIVIGAPHDNTKGKSSGAVYIFSRTSEGWQQQAKLIAKDTAAGDVFGISVAISGTTVLVGADLNDEKANNAGAAYVFIRTKSGWRQQAKLMANDGGDTDIFGVRVALSGDTALISARRDDHGAKGVDSGSAYIFTRSAKTWRQQAKLIAPDAKADDRFGRDVALVGDTAVIGAMHRDEKGENAGAAYLYTRSHNLWKFTDKLIADDGAAGDLFGWSVGLSENSAVIGTPRNDDAGSESGSAYIFDLSAEDN
- a CDS encoding NfeD family protein, which codes for MAESSPFLFFIIAGVALITAELLIFNMSLFWFLFVGIGALIAAVVVWFIPGVGWLYASVTFVIASALTSIALYKPLRRWQQKPGAMPGNDAIGQHVNVLEEISQAKSGKVTWSGAVWDAKLVGSSEPLQKGENAVIAEITGIVLLVQKP
- a CDS encoding DUF6471 domain-containing protein, with translation MVERYKDPEMQEVIKRYIRAAMAEENVSYSKLSERLRQVGVIQNESTLRTKVSTGLMTTSLYIHILNALDIDNLSIADLMQRYSRLRSE